Proteins from a genomic interval of Gadus macrocephalus chromosome 2, ASM3116895v1:
- the LOC132475014 gene encoding phospholipid-transporting ATPase ABCA3-like, which translates to MAIIRQFGLLLWKNYLQQKRQILVTLVEILLPMLFAGILIALRQKVPFKNYPNATVYESFAVNFLPPQLLYRQWQLAYVPGNSSVVRQVAEDVQHSLGPRAIGSVRGFETEDLLEDYVKKDPLSGKLLAAVVFEHPFSHDEEPLPQQVRYHLRFSYSPKNAPAKERSELNPNNDLDWHTSSLFPLFQLPGPREQYDKDGGTPGYFREGFLAVQHAVDRAIMRSYNRTTAAALLAQTRVVMSGSPTRPSSTTSSSWPSRTSCPFCWCSASPTPRSTSSAPWCRRKSASSRSTCV; encoded by the exons ATGGCTATCATCAGACAATTTGGATTATTGCTCTGGAAGAACTATCTCCAGCAG AAGCGTCAGATCCTGGTGACGCTGGTGGAGATCCTCCTGCCGATGCTGTTCGCGGGGATCCTCATCGCGCTGCGACAGAAGGTGCCCTTCAAGAACTACCCCAACGCCACCGTCTACGAGAGCTTCGCCGTCAACTTCCTGCCGCCGCAGCTGCTCTACCGCCAGTGGCAGCTGGCCTACGTCCCCGGGAACTCCAGCGTGGTGCGGCAGGTGGCGGAGGACGTGCAGCACAGCCTGGGGCCCCGGGCTATCGGCTCTG TGCGCGGGTTTGAGACTGAGGACCTGTTGGAGGACTACGTGAAGAAGGACCCGCTGTCGGGGAAGCTGCTGGCGGCCGTGGTGTTTGAGCACCCCTTCAGCCACGACGAAGAGCCCCTACcccagcag gtgaGGTACCACCTGCGCTTCAGCTACAGCCCCAAGAACGCCCCCGCCAAGGAGCGGTCGGAACTGAACCCCAACAACGACCTGGACTGGCACACCTCCAGCCTGTTCCCCCTCTTCCAGCTGCCGGGGCCCCGGGAGCAGTACGACAAGGATGGGGGCACgcctg ggtaCTTCCGGGAGGGCTTTCTCGCCGTGCAGCACGCGGTGGACCGGGCCATCATGCGCTCGTACAACcggacgacggcggcggcgctgcTGGCCCAGACCCGCGTGGTGATGTCCGGTTCCCCTACCCGGCCTTCATCTACGACGTCTTCATCCTGGCCATCCAGAACCAGCTGCCCCTTCTGCTGGTGCTCAGCTTCACCTACACCTCGCTCAACATCGTCCGCGCCGTGGTGCAGGAGAAAGAGCGCAAGCTCAAG GAGTACATGCGTATGA
- the ccnf gene encoding cyclin-F isoform X1 codes for MKAGVVHCRCSKCFSIPTARKRVRRRAEAQTLLSLPEEVLLCVLQCLSAEDLLAVRAVHSQLKDIVDNHSSVWARVSFRDTWPDPKSVWLFERAAEKGNFEAAVKLGIAYLYNEGPLKCDEGQADVCGRKASHYFSLAEALHPAATDPFTWVFIRPPWSLVGSCCKAVVFHRLKAQCEASQEKKGPLLHSLARVLLCFDDEEMHTGALAMLKESAQAGCLQSSYLLWDQNYKASMSDPGRFLQSVRTLRDYAAKGCWEAQLSLAKVCLNGNPLGLEGKACVEQVAQFFSSSPHTPRPRAAETLRRGIKDTMRYILVDWLVEVTTMKSLSSLTLQVTVGCVDRYLGRRSVPKARLQLLGIACMVVCTRYTSRDILTIREAVWLTDNTYKYEDLVRMMGEVMAVLEGKIRTPMLLDYGKVLLYLLHLEWRTVHLFKYICELSLLHSAFATAPPAKLACAVLLLSRALHHYAPVWPRQMVEYTSFSKQDLTTHALQLYVKCFSPDVPKDYRHVSLTAVKQRFDDEAYQQISLEKVVDFRELCQILEVPEVEPPMDPPSPTGSPADIHTFLCSPSSNNKRRKDDDLQADRGTPTAELSPQEETLLGEMLDWSLDASGSGYEGDLEESELERDGEASVNAINLHEWFDAADGPDPDLDRRMDLDLDHSRDQGADRCRDHCRSLSSAENSFCEAERGGGEASECGGSGGGGGGGSGPARTRSRSRAPLPFSPLELQSSGYASIHCSSSSPTCSYSALVPCAVKDLPAAGGHGGAHASPGFRLLVPMQRPAVFSCKQVKRKNAAAHSGGEMEVEEAEREAGFLSL; via the exons ATGAAAGCGGGCG TCGTCCACTGTCGTTGCTCCAAATGCTTCTCCATCCCGACCGCGCGGAAGAGGGTCCGCAGGCGAGCTGAGGCCCAGACGCTGCTGTCCCTCCCAGAGGAGGTGCTGCTCTGCGTCCTCCAGTGCCTCTCCGCCGAGGACCTGCTGGCTGTCCGGGCA GTCCACTCCCAGCTGAAGGACATCGTCGACAACCACTCCAGCGTTTGGGCCCGGGTCAGCTTCCGGGACACCTGGCCGGACCCCAAAAGTGTCTGGCTGTTTGAAAG AGCCGCGGAGAAGGGGAACTTTGAAGCCGCGGTGAAGCTGGGGATCGCCTATTTGTACAACGAAGGAC CGCTGAAGTGCGACGAGGGGCAGGCAGATGTGTGCGGCCGCAAGGCGTCCCACTACTTCAGCCTGGCGGAGGCGCTGCACCCTGCCGCCACGGACCCCTTCACCTGGGTGTTCATCCGCCCGCCCTGGTCTCTGGTGGGCAGCTGCTGCAAGGCGGTGGTCTTCCACCGCCTCAAGGCCCAGTGCGAAGCGAGC caggagaagaaggggcCACTGCTGCACTCCCTGGCCAGAGTTCTGCTGTGCTTTGAC GACGAGGAGATGCACACGGGGGCGTTGGCCATGCTGAAGGAGTCCGCCCAGGCCGGCTGCCTCCAGAGCTCGTACCTCCTGTGGGATCAGAACTACAAGGCGTCG ATGTCGGACCCGGGCCGGTTCCTGCAGTCTGTTCGAACGCTCCGTGACTACGCTGCCAAAGGCTGCTGGGAGGCACAG CTGTCCCTGGCCAAGGTGTGTCTGAACGGGAACCCCCTGGGCCTGGAGGGCAAGGCCTGCGTGGAGCAGGTGGCCCAGTTCTTCAGCTCCTCCCCGCACACGCCCCGGCCCCGCGCCGCCGAGACGCTGAGGAGGGGCATCAAGGACACCATGAG GTACATCCTGGTGGACTGGCTGGTGGAGGTGACCACCATGAAGAGCCTGTCCAGCCTGACGCTGCAGGTGACGGTGGGCTGCGTGGACCGCTACCTGGGCCGGCGCTCGGTGCCCAAGGCCCGCCTCCAGCTGCTGGGCATCGCCTGCATGGTGGTCTGCAcccg GTACACGAGTCGGGACATCCTGACCATCCGCGAGGCCGTCTGGCTCACGGACAACACCTACAAGTATGAGGACCTGGTGCGCATGATGGGCGAGGTCATGGCCGTGCTGGAGGGCAAGATCAGG acgCCCATGCTGCTGGACTACGGCAAGGTGCTGCTGTACCTGCTGCACCTGGAGTGGCGCACCGTGCACCTCTTCAAGTACATCTGCGAGCTGTCGCTGCTGCACTCGGCCTTCGCCACGGCGCCGCCCGCCAAGCTGGCCTGTgccgtgctgctgctgtcccGGGCGCTGCATCACTACG CTCCCGTTTGGCCCAGACAGATGGTCGAATACACAAGCTTCTCCAAACAAGACCTCACCACACACGCTCTGCAACTCTACGTCAAATG TTTCAGTCCCGACGTTCCCAAGGACTACCGCCACGTCTCCCTGACCGCCGTCAAGCAGCGCTTCGACGACGAGGCGTACCAACAGATCAGCCTGGAGAAg gtggtggaCTTCCGGGAGCTGTGTCAGATCCTGGAGGTGCCGGAGGTGGAGCCCCCCAtggacccccccagccccaccggcTCCCCGGCCGACATCCACACCTTCCTCTGCTCGCCCTCCAGCAACAACAAAAg gagaaaGGATGACGACCTGCAGGCAGACCGGGGCACGCCCACTGCCGAGCTGTCCCCCCAGGAGGAGACCTTGCTGGGGGAGATGCTGGACTGGAGCCTGGACGCGTCCGGCTCGGGCTACGAGGGCGACCTGGAGGAGAGCGAGctggagagggacggagagg catCCGTCAACGCCATCAACTTGCACGAGTGGTTTGACGCCGCCGACGGTCCGGACCCCGATCTAGACCGCCGgatggacctggacctggaccacTCCCGGGACCAGGGTGCGGACCGCTGCCGGGACCACTGCCGCTCCCTGTCCAGCGCCGAGAACAGCTTCTGTGAAGCGGAGCGCGGCGGCGGGGAGGCGTCGGAGTGCGGCggtagcggcggcggcggcggcggcggtagcGGCCCGGCCCGGACCCGCAGCCGTTCCCGCGCCCCGCTGCCCTTCTCccccctggagctccagagctCGGGCTACGCCTCCATCcactgctccagctcctcccccacctgctcctactCCGCCCTAGTCCCCTGCGCCGTCAAAGACTTGCCCGCCGCCGGTGGCCACGGCGGCGCCCACGCCTCCCCGGGCTTCCGTCTCCTGGTGCCCATGCAGCGGCCTGCGGTCTTCTCCTGCAAGCAGGTGAAGAGGAAGAACGCGGCGGCGCACAgcgggggggagatggaggtggaggaggcggagagggaGGCGGGCTTTCTGAGCCTGTGA
- the ccnf gene encoding cyclin-F isoform X2, with amino-acid sequence MKAGVVHCRCSKCFSIPTARKRVRRRAEAQTLLSLPEEVLLCVLQCLSAEDLLAVRAVHSQLKDIVDNHSSVWARVSFRDTWPDPKSVWLFERAAEKGNFEAAVKLGIAYLYNEGPLKCDEGQADVCGRKASHYFSLAEALHPAATDPFTWVFIRPPWSLVGSCCKAVVFHRLKAQCEASEKKGPLLHSLARVLLCFDDEEMHTGALAMLKESAQAGCLQSSYLLWDQNYKASMSDPGRFLQSVRTLRDYAAKGCWEAQLSLAKVCLNGNPLGLEGKACVEQVAQFFSSSPHTPRPRAAETLRRGIKDTMRYILVDWLVEVTTMKSLSSLTLQVTVGCVDRYLGRRSVPKARLQLLGIACMVVCTRYTSRDILTIREAVWLTDNTYKYEDLVRMMGEVMAVLEGKIRTPMLLDYGKVLLYLLHLEWRTVHLFKYICELSLLHSAFATAPPAKLACAVLLLSRALHHYAPVWPRQMVEYTSFSKQDLTTHALQLYVKCFSPDVPKDYRHVSLTAVKQRFDDEAYQQISLEKVVDFRELCQILEVPEVEPPMDPPSPTGSPADIHTFLCSPSSNNKRRKDDDLQADRGTPTAELSPQEETLLGEMLDWSLDASGSGYEGDLEESELERDGEASVNAINLHEWFDAADGPDPDLDRRMDLDLDHSRDQGADRCRDHCRSLSSAENSFCEAERGGGEASECGGSGGGGGGGSGPARTRSRSRAPLPFSPLELQSSGYASIHCSSSSPTCSYSALVPCAVKDLPAAGGHGGAHASPGFRLLVPMQRPAVFSCKQVKRKNAAAHSGGEMEVEEAEREAGFLSL; translated from the exons ATGAAAGCGGGCG TCGTCCACTGTCGTTGCTCCAAATGCTTCTCCATCCCGACCGCGCGGAAGAGGGTCCGCAGGCGAGCTGAGGCCCAGACGCTGCTGTCCCTCCCAGAGGAGGTGCTGCTCTGCGTCCTCCAGTGCCTCTCCGCCGAGGACCTGCTGGCTGTCCGGGCA GTCCACTCCCAGCTGAAGGACATCGTCGACAACCACTCCAGCGTTTGGGCCCGGGTCAGCTTCCGGGACACCTGGCCGGACCCCAAAAGTGTCTGGCTGTTTGAAAG AGCCGCGGAGAAGGGGAACTTTGAAGCCGCGGTGAAGCTGGGGATCGCCTATTTGTACAACGAAGGAC CGCTGAAGTGCGACGAGGGGCAGGCAGATGTGTGCGGCCGCAAGGCGTCCCACTACTTCAGCCTGGCGGAGGCGCTGCACCCTGCCGCCACGGACCCCTTCACCTGGGTGTTCATCCGCCCGCCCTGGTCTCTGGTGGGCAGCTGCTGCAAGGCGGTGGTCTTCCACCGCCTCAAGGCCCAGTGCGAAGCGAGC gagaagaaggggcCACTGCTGCACTCCCTGGCCAGAGTTCTGCTGTGCTTTGAC GACGAGGAGATGCACACGGGGGCGTTGGCCATGCTGAAGGAGTCCGCCCAGGCCGGCTGCCTCCAGAGCTCGTACCTCCTGTGGGATCAGAACTACAAGGCGTCG ATGTCGGACCCGGGCCGGTTCCTGCAGTCTGTTCGAACGCTCCGTGACTACGCTGCCAAAGGCTGCTGGGAGGCACAG CTGTCCCTGGCCAAGGTGTGTCTGAACGGGAACCCCCTGGGCCTGGAGGGCAAGGCCTGCGTGGAGCAGGTGGCCCAGTTCTTCAGCTCCTCCCCGCACACGCCCCGGCCCCGCGCCGCCGAGACGCTGAGGAGGGGCATCAAGGACACCATGAG GTACATCCTGGTGGACTGGCTGGTGGAGGTGACCACCATGAAGAGCCTGTCCAGCCTGACGCTGCAGGTGACGGTGGGCTGCGTGGACCGCTACCTGGGCCGGCGCTCGGTGCCCAAGGCCCGCCTCCAGCTGCTGGGCATCGCCTGCATGGTGGTCTGCAcccg GTACACGAGTCGGGACATCCTGACCATCCGCGAGGCCGTCTGGCTCACGGACAACACCTACAAGTATGAGGACCTGGTGCGCATGATGGGCGAGGTCATGGCCGTGCTGGAGGGCAAGATCAGG acgCCCATGCTGCTGGACTACGGCAAGGTGCTGCTGTACCTGCTGCACCTGGAGTGGCGCACCGTGCACCTCTTCAAGTACATCTGCGAGCTGTCGCTGCTGCACTCGGCCTTCGCCACGGCGCCGCCCGCCAAGCTGGCCTGTgccgtgctgctgctgtcccGGGCGCTGCATCACTACG CTCCCGTTTGGCCCAGACAGATGGTCGAATACACAAGCTTCTCCAAACAAGACCTCACCACACACGCTCTGCAACTCTACGTCAAATG TTTCAGTCCCGACGTTCCCAAGGACTACCGCCACGTCTCCCTGACCGCCGTCAAGCAGCGCTTCGACGACGAGGCGTACCAACAGATCAGCCTGGAGAAg gtggtggaCTTCCGGGAGCTGTGTCAGATCCTGGAGGTGCCGGAGGTGGAGCCCCCCAtggacccccccagccccaccggcTCCCCGGCCGACATCCACACCTTCCTCTGCTCGCCCTCCAGCAACAACAAAAg gagaaaGGATGACGACCTGCAGGCAGACCGGGGCACGCCCACTGCCGAGCTGTCCCCCCAGGAGGAGACCTTGCTGGGGGAGATGCTGGACTGGAGCCTGGACGCGTCCGGCTCGGGCTACGAGGGCGACCTGGAGGAGAGCGAGctggagagggacggagagg catCCGTCAACGCCATCAACTTGCACGAGTGGTTTGACGCCGCCGACGGTCCGGACCCCGATCTAGACCGCCGgatggacctggacctggaccacTCCCGGGACCAGGGTGCGGACCGCTGCCGGGACCACTGCCGCTCCCTGTCCAGCGCCGAGAACAGCTTCTGTGAAGCGGAGCGCGGCGGCGGGGAGGCGTCGGAGTGCGGCggtagcggcggcggcggcggcggcggtagcGGCCCGGCCCGGACCCGCAGCCGTTCCCGCGCCCCGCTGCCCTTCTCccccctggagctccagagctCGGGCTACGCCTCCATCcactgctccagctcctcccccacctgctcctactCCGCCCTAGTCCCCTGCGCCGTCAAAGACTTGCCCGCCGCCGGTGGCCACGGCGGCGCCCACGCCTCCCCGGGCTTCCGTCTCCTGGTGCCCATGCAGCGGCCTGCGGTCTTCTCCTGCAAGCAGGTGAAGAGGAAGAACGCGGCGGCGCACAgcgggggggagatggaggtggaggaggcggagagggaGGCGGGCTTTCTGAGCCTGTGA
- the LOC132475184 gene encoding transmembrane protein 100, whose translation MGCGPGRPACQAPSQAAAAAGSAPGPEGSYLEPGASRVPDVLSSLERLSQATGGMEKSWYRCIFPFGIISLVIGVAGTGVTYTYNDLPQTKVVSLVLLGAGLLLVLLAATCWTVHKRKKRKKKEGGSFTSEQCPL comes from the coding sequence ATGGGCTGTGGTCCGGGCCGCCCTGCCTGCCAGGCCCCGTcccaggccgccgccgccgccggctcgGCGCCGGGTCCGGAGGGGTCGTACCTGGAGCCCGGCGCCTCCAGGGTGCCGGACGTGCTCTCGTCCCTGGAGCGTCTGTCCCAGGCCACGGGGGGCATGGAGAAGTCCTGGTACCGGTGCATCTTCCCCTTCGGCATCATCTCGCTGGTGATCGGCGTGGCGGGCACGGGGGTGACCTACACCTACAACGACCTGCCGCAGACCAAGGTGGTGTcgctggtgctgctgggggccgggctgctgctggtgctgctggccgCCACCTGCTGGACGGTCCACAAGCGCAAGAAGAGGAAAAAGAAGGAGGGCGGCTCCTTCACCTCTGAGCAGTGCCCCCTCTGA